A single genomic interval of Primulina huaijiensis isolate GDHJ02 chromosome 7, ASM1229523v2, whole genome shotgun sequence harbors:
- the LOC140980637 gene encoding uncharacterized protein codes for MGDHFVFLVDHLLTESTLEAAIESRNFLNHVAPTTINGTSTSCSSNEDFEGSLSSREVVECRICQDEDFDSNMETPCSCCGSLKYAHRKCIQRWCNEKGDTMCEICHQQFKPGYTAPPPIFRLGGLPMNLRGHWQIARSDSNEPHIITMVSTDRSFLDLDYDEYSVSTTRSIACCRSVAMLFMVLLILRHTLPVIVSRAGNYSFTLIMLLMLRVTGIILPICIILKAVTSILRSRHRQANLPFSPSDEEAGPLALHRPHVIDEQ; via the exons ATGGGAGATCACTTTGTTTTTCTGGTTGATCATTTGCTCACCGAATCGACTTTGGAGGCTGCTATTGAAAGTAGGAATTTTTTGAATCATGTGGCACCTACGACAATCAATGGTACATCGACTAGTTGCTCATCCAATGAGGATTTTGAAGGTAGTCTGTCATCAAGAGAAGTGGTGGAGTGCAGGATATGTCAGGACGAAGATTTCGATTCAAATATGGAGACACCTTGCTCTTGCTGTGGAAGTTTAAAG TATGCTCACCGTAAATGCATACAGAGGTGGTGCAACGAGAAAGGCGACACCATGTGTGAAATCTGCCATCAG CAATTCAAGCCTGGATATACGGCACCACCCCCCATTTTTCGTTTGGGAGGACTGCCAATGAACTTGAG GGGACATTGGCAAATTGCTAGAAGCGACTCAAACGAACCTCATATTATTACAATGGTGTCAACAGACAGAAGTTTCCTTGATCTGGACTATGACGAGTATTCAGTTTCTACTACTCGAAGCATAGCTTGCTGTCGCTCAGTTGCCATGCTG TTCATGGTTCTCTTGATCCTGCGACATACTCTTCCGGTCATTGTTAGTCGAGCTGGGAACTATTCTTTCACACTGATCATG CTGTTGATGCTGCGAGTTACTGGGATTATCCTGCCAATTTGCATAATACTAAAAGCAGTGACTTCCATCCTACGTAGCCGACACCGACAG GCAAATCTGCCATTCTCTCCATCTGATGAGGAAGCTGGTCCATTGGCATTACATCGGCCACATGTTATAGATGAACAATAA